The Prochlorococcus marinus XMU1404 DNA segment TCACGGAATCTATCATGGAGAGGTACCTTTTAGCTAGTTTTTTTCTATAAAAAATTAATTCTTAAGATTTATGATTAATCTGTAGACCATTTTTTACTTTATTCTTCAAAAATAAAATTTATAAAAAGTCATCTTTTTAATTGCTTTAACACTTTAAAAAGTTAATAAAAGACTTGGCAAAATCTTAATTAAACGTCTCAATAGTACATATACATCTAAAAAATTGGAGATAAGTCAAGAACAAATAAAATATAAAAGAATTTCTAAAAGAAAAAAAACCTTTAATTCTAATTACAAAAAAAATTTAATAGAATGTATATTGCCCTTACCGTGGACAATATGGCCTTATGAGGCAAAAATCCTCATTGTCTTGATTGGATTTTGGTCAATATTAGGAATATGCATACTAGGATCATCAAGTTGGTGGGTAGCTAGTAGGGAAATGGGAAATTGGGCTTATTTCTTAAAAAAACAAATTATTTGGACAATTCCAGGCATTGGTCTTTTTTATTTCGTTCTAAATACGAACATTAGAAATCTATTAAAGTTTTCAAGAATTATTTTTTATATTTTATTTTTTTTAATTTTTCTAACCAACATTACTGGGATTACAGTGAATGGCTCTTCAAGATGGATAGTGGTAGGGTTTTTACGTCTGCAACCATCTGAATTAATAAAACCTTTTCTAATTCTTGAAGCTTCTAATCTTTTTGCTCATTGGAATCTGATAAAGAATGATAAAAAATTAATTTCAATATTCTCTTTTGGTTTATTAATTTTATTAATACTTAAACAGCCTAATTTAAGTACTGCATCATTAACTGGAATTCTTTTTTGGGTAATGGGTTTTTGTGGAGGCGTAAAACTTAGCTCTCTTTGCTCATTTGCTTCATTAGGATTCATAACTGGATGTATTAGTATCCTCATGAACCAATATCAAAAACTTAGAGTTACTTCATTTATTAATCCTTGGAAAGATCAACAGGAAAGTGGATTTCAATTGGTTCAGAGTTTATTAGCTATAGGTTCAGGTGGTCTATTTGGCCAAGGTTTTGGACTATCTATGCAAAAATTACAGTATCTACCGTTCATGTATACAGATTTTATTTTTGCCATTTTTGCAGAAGAATTTGGTTTGTTGGGTTGTACTTTATTCTTAGGATTTTTAGCAGTTTTCTCTTTAATAAGCCTAAGAATTAGTCTTAAGTGCAGGAACAACTATACAAAATTAGTCGCTATCGGATGTGGAGTATTGTTAACAGGTCAATCGATAATGCATATTGCTGTGGCAACTGGATCCATGCCTACTACAGGCTTACCACTACCTTTCATTAGTTATGGTGGAAATTCTTTAATAGCATCTTTTTTTATTGCAGGCATGTTACTGAGATGTTCATTAGAGTCAACAGGATTCATAGGTATGATTAATACACGAAAGACTCTTAATTAGTTAGAATTTAAAAGAATTAAGTCAGGCTATCGAATCATTTAATTTATTTATTTCAGAATTATCTCAAAAGGGTAATCTGCTCATGCAGAATGGTCTTAATGATCCTGGCCCATTTACTATATTTTTGGTTTTCAGCGCAGGTCTTTTAACTAGTCTTGGCCCATGTTCAATATCTTTACTACCAATCACTATTGCTTATATAGGAGGAACAGAGAAAAATAAATTTAAACTTATTAGTTTTTCAGGAGGAGTCGTTTTTTCACTTGTTGCTCTTGGTGCTGCTAGTGGATTCTTAGGTAGAATATATGGACAAATTCCATCTTATTACACTTCGGTAGTTGCCTTGATAGCAATAATAATGGGTTTAAATTTACTAGGGATTCTAAAGTTTCAGTTCCCGAATGGACCTGATATAAAAATCATTGAAGATAAAATTCCAACATTTATAGCACCTTTTGCGATAGGGACTACTTTTGGACTAGCTTCTTCACCTTGCATTACTCCAGTTTTAGCAACTCTTCTGGCTTGGGTATCGCAAGCTAAAAACCCGACAATATCTATTATTTTTTTATTTTTCTTTGGGATAGGCCAAGTAACTCCATTAATTGTTGCAGGAGCTACTGCAGAAAACTTAAAACAATTTTTAGAGCTTAGAAAATTTAGTCAAATAATTCCCACTTTAAGTGGGATATTTTTAGTTTCCCTAGGTTTATTAAATTTATTTTCAAATTGGATTTAAATGATTATTTTTAAGAATCTAATTTTAAAAATATCAAGTTTAAGATTTGCCATATCACTGATAATCTTCATAGCCATTTCAAGTGGCATAGGTACTTTTATACCTCAAGGTAATAATTATAAATTCTATATTGATAATTTCGATAGTGCTCCAATTTTTGGATTTTTAGATGGAGAAAAAGTCTTAAAACTTCAATTGGATCATGTATATACAAGCTTTTGGTTTTTATTTACATTAATTCTTCTTTGCATTTCGCTAGCTGCTTGTAGTTTCAGGAGGCAAATCCCTTCATTAAAAGCTTCATTAAAATGGATTGAATACAAGAGCGAAAAAAAATTTAGCAAATTGCAACTAACTACAAGTCACCCAATCGATCAAAATGGAGACCACATATCAAAAGTAGATTTATTACTTAAAAAAAAAGGATGGAAAACATACAAATTAAAAAGTCATATTTCTGCAAGAAGGGGGTTAATTGGAAAAATCGGACCTTTAGTTGTACATATCGGATTAATAGTCTTACTTATAGGTTCAGCATATGGAAGTTTTACAAGTCAATCAAAAGAAGAATATTTACTGCCTGGAGAAAGTTTGGATCTTGTTAATGAGAGCACAAACTCAAAAGCCAATATAGAGTTAGTCGATTTTTCTATAGAACGAGAAAGTGATGGAGTACCCAAACAGTTTATTTCAAAATTAAATTTTTCTTCTGAAGATCTAAATTTAAATGAAATAAAAACTGCCAAAGTTAATCACCCAATAAGGTTTAAAGGGTTAACTATTTATCAAGCTGATTGGGCGATATCAAATATAGTATTAGAAATTGATAATATCCTTTACCAATTACAGTTAAAGGAGATTCCTGAAATCGGAAATCAGATTTGGGGGGTTTTGATTGAACTAGGTTCAGAAACTAAAAAAAATTTCCTTTTAACCATAGATAATGAAAATGGACCACTTAAAATTTCAAATATAGAAAATCTTTCCGGGAATAATCTCTATATCAATGACAATTCTTTAGAAGTAAATTCTTCAAAATTATCTCTAAAAAAAATAATCCCCAGCAGTGGATTAATAATTAAAAATGATCCTTCTATACCATTTATTTATTTTTCTTTTATTTTAATAATTTTTGGAACAATAATAAGTCTTATTCCAACTAACCAATTATGGATTCTTGTAAATCAAGAATCACAAAGGTTATACATTGGAGGTCTTAGCAATAAAAATCTAGTTGGTTTTAAAAAAGAATTTTTTAAAATATCAGAAGAAATAAAAAATTTTTAATTTTTTTTCTGTCCACTAAAAATATCTAACTGCATAGAAACATTCCCTCTAGGGTTAAATGCCGCATTTAAATGTATCCAGTGAGGTGAGCCTTCATTCACTAAATCATCCATAATTCTATTAACAACTTCCTCATGTGATATTTTTATATCTCTAAAATTATTAATATAAAGCTTTAAAGACTTCAACTCATAGACTTTCAAATTAGGTTGATAAATAATATTGAGCTTTGCAAAATCTGGATAACCAGAAAAGGGGCACTTACAAGTAAATTCAGGTAACTGGATAGAAACTTCATAAATTCTTTTCTTATTTGGATTATCGAAACAAATTATTTTTGATTCTTCAATAATTCTCTCACCATAAAGTGGTCTTTGTGTCGAATCATCTAATTTAGCTGTACTCATTTTTAGTAGAACTTATTTATTAAACCTATATAAAAAGATCAAAATCTGCAAAAATCCCAACAAGCTTAAGTATTACAAATGAATAAGCCAAAAGCTGTTAAATCTTATTTTTGTATCAACTGCAACATTCATAGTGTCGGTTAAAAGGGTTATATGTGTTTAGTTCAAAAGAAAATTAATGGACATTTGTTTGATAACTATCGATAACAACTTAAATAAATCCCTCCAACCAAAAAGCGCAATCGGAATGTTATGGCTTCAAACACACTTCCAGGATGATCAGTGGGAAGCATTGTCAAATAGTACAGTAATTATTTCTGAGGAAAATTCCACATTATTAATTGAAGACGCCACGAATGCAGGACTAAAAATTAAATGTTTTTCTGATATTTCAATGTTGGATGTTTTCCCAAAAAACAATTAAAATAACGATATTCAACCTTTAATCATGAAGAAAATTGAGGCAATCATACGTCCATTTAAACTGGAGGATGTAAAAATTGCATTAGTAAACTCTGGTATTGTTGGGATGACTGTCAGTGAAGTAAGAGGTTTTGGCAGGCAAAAAGGACAAGTTGAAAGATATCGAGGATCCGAATTTACTGTTGAATTCCTTCAAAAACTCAAAGTAGAAGTTGTTGTAGAAGATGAAAAAGTTAATTCAGTCATAGATGCAATTGCTGAAGCAGCAAAAACTGGAGAGATAGGCGACGGGAAAATATTCATCACATCAATTGATTCAGTTGTGAGAATTAGAACTGGCGACAAAGATGAAGAAGCTCTCTAATTTAAAGAGTTTCATTTACTAAGTTTTTTATATATTGACTATTAATCCTTGGATTTGATTCATTTTTTAAGCTCATCCAAGCTAGATATTCATGATTTCCAGCAGGACCTACTAAAGGGGAAGCTATCAAATTCTTTATATTCCATTGAAAATTTTTAGCAGTACAAATAACGGACTCTATAGCCTCAACATGGAATTTAGGATTACGAACTACGCCGCCTTTACTTACTTTATCTTTACCCACCTCAAATTGGGGTTTAATTAAAAATATTCCCTCTATAGAATCGCCTACTAATAAATTAT contains these protein-coding regions:
- a CDS encoding FtsW/RodA/SpoVE family cell cycle protein; translation: MEISQEQIKYKRISKRKKTFNSNYKKNLIECILPLPWTIWPYEAKILIVLIGFWSILGICILGSSSWWVASREMGNWAYFLKKQIIWTIPGIGLFYFVLNTNIRNLLKFSRIIFYILFFLIFLTNITGITVNGSSRWIVVGFLRLQPSELIKPFLILEASNLFAHWNLIKNDKKLISIFSFGLLILLILKQPNLSTASLTGILFWVMGFCGGVKLSSLCSFASLGFITGCISILMNQYQKLRVTSFINPWKDQQESGFQLVQSLLAIGSGGLFGQGFGLSMQKLQYLPFMYTDFIFAIFAEEFGLLGCTLFLGFLAVFSLISLRISLKCRNNYTKLVAIGCGVLLTGQSIMHIAVATGSMPTTGLPLPFISYGGNSLIASFFIAGMLLRCSLESTGFIGMINTRKTLN
- a CDS encoding cytochrome c biogenesis CcdA family protein codes for the protein MQNGLNDPGPFTIFLVFSAGLLTSLGPCSISLLPITIAYIGGTEKNKFKLISFSGGVVFSLVALGAASGFLGRIYGQIPSYYTSVVALIAIIMGLNLLGILKFQFPNGPDIKIIEDKIPTFIAPFAIGTTFGLASSPCITPVLATLLAWVSQAKNPTISIIFLFFFGIGQVTPLIVAGATAENLKQFLELRKFSQIIPTLSGIFLVSLGLLNLFSNWI
- a CDS encoding cytochrome c biogenesis protein ResB, whose protein sequence is MIIFKNLILKISSLRFAISLIIFIAISSGIGTFIPQGNNYKFYIDNFDSAPIFGFLDGEKVLKLQLDHVYTSFWFLFTLILLCISLAACSFRRQIPSLKASLKWIEYKSEKKFSKLQLTTSHPIDQNGDHISKVDLLLKKKGWKTYKLKSHISARRGLIGKIGPLVVHIGLIVLLIGSAYGSFTSQSKEEYLLPGESLDLVNESTNSKANIELVDFSIERESDGVPKQFISKLNFSSEDLNLNEIKTAKVNHPIRFKGLTIYQADWAISNIVLEIDNILYQLQLKEIPEIGNQIWGVLIELGSETKKNFLLTIDNENGPLKISNIENLSGNNLYINDNSLEVNSSKLSLKKIIPSSGLIIKNDPSIPFIYFSFILIIFGTIISLIPTNQLWILVNQESQRLYIGGLSNKNLVGFKKEFFKISEEIKNF
- the queF gene encoding preQ(1) synthase, translating into MSTAKLDDSTQRPLYGERIIEESKIICFDNPNKKRIYEVSIQLPEFTCKCPFSGYPDFAKLNIIYQPNLKVYELKSLKLYINNFRDIKISHEEVVNRIMDDLVNEGSPHWIHLNAAFNPRGNVSMQLDIFSGQKKN
- a CDS encoding P-II family nitrogen regulator; translation: MKKIEAIIRPFKLEDVKIALVNSGIVGMTVSEVRGFGRQKGQVERYRGSEFTVEFLQKLKVEVVVEDEKVNSVIDAIAEAAKTGEIGDGKIFITSIDSVVRIRTGDKDEEAL